The following nucleotide sequence is from Anaerococcus sp. Marseille-Q7828.
GAAATTCTCCTGTTGGTACTTTTTCAAGGTATTCGTGAGCCTCATTCATAGTTGTTAGGTCAGCACCAAGCCCTACTTCTATTACATCAGTGAATCCAAGTGCTTTGATAGCTTCTCTAATCTGTTTTGGACTAACATTTGGACCAAATTGGCCTACAAATGATGGTGCAAGAATAGCATATACTTTTTTATCTGCTTGGATGGCTTTGATAAGCTGGTAGATTTCTGACTTATCAGATATAGCACCAAATGGACAAGTGGATATACATCTACCACAAGCAACACACTTATCTGAGTCTATTTGTGCTCTGCCAAGCTCGTCAGAATGTATAGCTTTTACTCCGCAGCTTTCAGCACATGGGCGTTTTTGGTGGTTGATGGCATTGTAGGGACAAGCGCTAACACATTTACCACATTTGATACACTTATCTTGGTCTATGATTGAACCTTCTGATGTAAATGTTATAGCGTTTTTTGGGCAAACATTAACACAAGGATGGCCAATACATGCCTTACATTGGTCTGTAACAGTAACTTTATTTTCTGGACAAGCTTCACAAGCTATCTTTATTACGCTTACCAAAGGTGGATGGTATATTCTTTCTTTTACATCCATCTGATCTAGGCCTTCTGTAATAGCATCAGTCTTATCAGCAGTTCTTGCATCTAGACCTATACCCATACGAAGTCTTTCACCCATTACAGCTCTTTCACGGAAGATATTTTCCCTATATGTGGCTGATTCACCAGGTAATATGTCATAAACTTCAAGGCCTATGTCTGTAATTGGCCTGTTTTCATATGCAATCTTTGCAATATGTTCAAAGGCCATTCTTCTTATATGTAATATATCTATGTAAGATTCTTTCATCTATTATCTCCACGCTTTCTTGGATGAAACTTGTCAAAAATGTATTCCATCAATACTTCAGGCTTAGCATTTTTGAAATATTTGTCATCAATCTTTGCAAATGGCGCTGATTTTTCTGGTTTATCAGCCTCATTCATAATATTTTCGTAAACTACTTCAAGTTCTGGTAATGGACCTAAGTTTTCTATATCATAGGCAACTTCTAAGTCTTTTTTGATTAGATTTGCATAATCATATAGGAACTCGTTTCCGGCAGCTGTGCACCTTGCACATGAACAAATTGTAACTTTCATATTTGTCTCCTATCTCTCAATCTCTATATAAATTGTAACAGATAAATAGCTTACAGGCAATGATAAAAATTTATCATCATCTATAAGCTATATTTCCCTATCAAGTTCTAGGGGTATCTCTATAATGAACTTACTTCCTTGGTTAATCTTAGATTCTACTTTTATATCATATGATAGGTGCGAACAGATATGTTTGACTATAGATAGACCAAGACCAGTTGATTTTTTATTTCTCTTCCTAGACTTATCCACAACATAAAATCTCTCAAAAATCCTCTTTTGATCAGCCTGGCTAATGCCTATACCTGTATCTTCTATTATTAGAAAATAAGAATTGTTAGCTAGGTCATAGTCGAAAGTAATGCTGCCAGAGATCCTGTTGTATTTTATGGCATTATCAAAAAGATTTGAAACCAAGTCATAAAATAAGGATTTGGATGTATAAATCCTATATGGTTTAATTTTATTGATCACAGTCAAATCTTTGCTTGCGGCTATTGGGGCGTATTTTTCTATAGTAGCTAAAACAACATCGCAAATATCAACTTCTTCAAAAGATCTCTCAAAGTTTTGCTCATCAAGCCTTGAAATTTTAAGAATATCATCAATTATTTCAAGTAGTCTATTGCCTTCTTTGTAAATAATTTGACCGAATTTTTTTATGTCATTTTCTTTTGCTATACCGGTCGCTATTAGCTCTGCATAGCCATTTATAGACGTTAGGGGACTTTTTAGCTCATGAGTTACATTAGCTGAAAATTCCCTTCTCATCTGTTCAGCTCTTTTTTCCTCAGTATTGTCTATTATTATCATTGCGAAGGCTTTTTTGGAATAAGTTGAAAGCGGGTCTATAAATATACGCAAATTGTAGCCATTTAAGTTTATATCCACATCTTTACTGCGTTTTAATATTGAAGCTTCCCTAAGAGCCAGACTATACTCCCTGTCATCTATTAGATTTGTAATCTTTGCAGTATTGTCTACTCCTAGGTAGGTTTTTGCAGAATCATTGATGAGCTCTACATTGCCCAGGCCATCAAACAATATGAATCCTTCCTTCATATTTGAAGTAATAGATGTAAACTCCTTAAGCTTAGATGAAAGAGTGTAGTTTTCATCATCTAGCCTATCAATTCTATCATTATAAGCAAGTAATATTTCAGAAAATTCCTCATAATCCTTACTTTTTAGTAGATGGTCTACATATTTTATCTTAAGCCTTGATGTATAAGAATCAATCTCCTTAGCTTGTTTTTTATTTATATATAGATAAACCATTAGACCTAGCAATAAGTGGCCAAGAAGTAAAGGAAATGATAGGTAAAAGCCAATATTATTTCTGGTACTTAAGGCAAGAAGCTTATCAGTATTTGACACAAAACTTAACCTATAGCCCAAAAATCCATCGTCAACCTTTATGATATTTGTGGGAGTCTTAGCAAGCTTGGCCTTAGATTTGATCCTTCCTGCATTTAAATTGCTAGGATTGTAGTAAATATCATTATCGCTATCTACAAATACTACAGATATCTGAGGGTGTGTATTATTAAATTGTTCTAATGTATGCAAAAAGTCAGCTTCATTTTCCTTAAGTAAAAGAAAGCTCAAAGCATTTTCGTAAAAATTACTTTGAGCATCCTTTTTGTTTTTTATGGAAAAAAAATTGCTGATTAAAAAGCTAGCCAATATAAGGACAAAGGCTAGACTTTTCATCTTTTTTAAAGCAAGATTTTTCATATGTCTCCAAATTTGTATCCTAGATTTCGAACTGTTTTTATATGCTTGCCCCCTTCTAGGAGCTTGTTTCTAAGAGAAGCTATATGTACATCTACTGTACGAGTTTCTCCCTCATAATCGTAACCCCAAATCTTTAGTAAGAAGTCTTCACGAGTAATGACATTTCCCATATTATTCATAAATAATAATAGCATTTCAAACTCTTTGAAGGTCAAGTCTATAGGTTGGCCATCAACTTTTACAGTTCTTTTTCTAGTGTTGATAGTAATATTATCGTAGTTTACATGATCATTATCTTTTTTGCTAGATCTTCTCAAAATTGCCTTTACCCTTGAAATGAGTTCAAGGATGGAAAAAGGTTTTGTAATATAATCATCAGCTCCAGACTCAAGACCCAATACCTTGTCAAATTCATCTGTTCTTGCTGTAAGAAGGATAATAGGTATGTCAGAAAATTCTCGGATTTCTTCAAGAATTTCTATCCCGTCCTTGCCTGGTAGCATGATGTCTAGGATTAAAAGCTCTCCACCATCTTTTTTGATTAGCTCTACAATATCTAGACCATCCTCAAAAGTCTTTATTTGGTAGCCTTTTTCTGATAGAGCATAATCAACGAGATTTCGTATAGATTTGTCATCTTCAACTACATAAATCATCCTACAACCTCGTTGCTAGATCGCCTACTCTTGCTAATCTATCTCCAAGTCGTTCAAAGTACTTATATAATAACACTTTTTCGGATAATTCCATAGGGCCAATTGCATTTTTCTTATTTTGATCAGCTATATAAGATATTGCCTCTTCAAATAAACTGTTGTTTACTTCATCATCTTCGATAGTTTTTAAACCAAGATCATTGTCGTTGTTTACAAAGCTTTCGATACTATTTGTAGCCATTTGTTTTTCATTTGTTATAAATCTTTTTACAAAATCAATCTCTTCATCTGTTAGGCTGTATTCTAATAAAATCATAGCAGCTTGGGCTAGGTGGCTGGAAATCCTTTTATAGGTACTTGCAAGTTTTATACTCATTTGCAAAAATCTAAGGTCTCTGGCTACTGGTTGTTGCAAAGCCAGTAGCTCAAAGCAAAATCTTTCTATATCAGCTGCATTTCTTCTGATATCATCGTTTAATTCAACAACTTCTTCAAGATTTTTTTTATTTTGGTTTTCTAAGTATAAATCAATCTTATCGTAGCAAAGGATAACTAGTTCCATTAGTTCATTTGCCATGGATCTAACAGAATCTAGATCTTGTCTATATCTAGTTCTCATGCTGATTAACCAAACCTTCCTGTAATGTAGTCTTCTGTTCTCTTATCTCTTGGATCTTCAAAGATAGTCTTTGTATCATCCATTTCTATAACCTCTCCTGTTAAGAAGAAGGCTGTTTGATCTGAGATACGAGCAGCTTGTTGCATATTGTGTGTTACTATTACTATTGTATACTTCTCTTTCAAATCTTCCATCAAATCTTCAATTGCTGCTGTAGAAATTGGGTCAAGAGCACTTGTTGGCTCATCCATTAGGATGATTTCTGGTTTTACTGATAGGGTTCTTGCTATACAAATCCTTTGTTGTTGACCACCAGAAAAAGATAGAGCGTTTTGGTCTAGCTTATCTTTTACTTCATCCCAAATAGAAGCTTGTTTTAATGAAGTTTCTACTATTTCATCAAGGGTATCTTTATCCTTTATACCCCCAATTTTTGGTCCGTAGGTTAGATTGTCGAAAACTGATTTTGAAAATGGGTTTGGACTTTGAAATACCATTCCTACATTACGACGCAATTCTACCACATTGACATTTGGTTGATATATATCTTGATTATTAATTTTTATAAGACCTTCTACCTTACAGGAATCAATTAGGTCATTCATTCTGTTGAAGCATTTTAAGGTTGTTGATTTACCACATCCTGATGGTCCTATAAATGCTGTTACTTGACCTTTTTTAATATCCATATTGACACCCTTAAGGGCTTGGAAATCACCATAATATAGGTCAAGGTCTTTTACCAAAATAGCTGTTTCTAAATCAGAAAATCTATTTTTGTAATCTAGGGTATGAACCTTTCTTATCCCATCTCCATCTTTGTTTTCAATATTAATATCTGATCCATTCTTATTAGAAGAAGTATCAGCATTATTTAATATTTCTTTTGACTTTTCCTTATTGTCAGATGTAGATGAAGATTCAAATGTTTGCTTATCCATTTACTTCTCCTCTTATTTTACTAATTCTTTTGTAATTCTACTTGATATCCAGTTGATTACAATTACGAATATTAATAGCAATACTGCTGTTGCGTAAGCTTCATTTACGTGGAATCCTTCTGATGAAAGCATATACATGTGTATAGCTAGTGTTCTACCAGAGTTTTTTAGACTGGTTGGTACAGAAGGTTGGGTTCCCATGGTGTAAATAAGGGCTGCTGATTCACCTACAATCCTACCTGTTGCAAGGAATATACCACCCAAGATGCCATCCATAGCCTCAGGTATCACTACTTTAAATATTGTTTGAATTTTTGTAGCGCCTAGGGCAAGAGAGGCGTGAGCTTGCAAAGGGTTTACTGTATTAATTGCTTCTTCTGTAGTTCTAATGATAGTAGGTAAGATCATTATTGCAATTGTTAAGCAGCCTGCAATCAATGAATATCCCATTCCAAGTCCCATGTTTACTCCACTTACAAAGAATAAGTAACCGAAAAGGCCATAAACGATTGATGGGATTGATGATAAGATTTCTGTAGAAAATCTTACAGCTTTTATAAAGCGCTTGTTTTTTGCATAATTTGATAGGTATACTGCTGTAAATATACCCATTGGTAGTGTGATTAATAATGTTAAAATTATCGTAAATAATGTCGTTACTAATGCTGGCATAATGGAAACATTCTTTGATGTATATTGCCATTCAAATAATCCAGGTGATATATTTGGAATACCTTGGATTAAAATATAAGCTATGATTATTCCACTAAAAGCATACGCCAAAAAAGTAAATAACATTACAAAAATTTTATATGGTTTTGTCATATTTTACTCCTTAGTTTCATAATTATAGCTTACTTTCATTCTTATCTCTGATAATATTAAATAAGATATTTATTATTAATATGAAGAAGAATAGCACCATGCCTGTAGCAATTAGTGATTCTCTATGCATTCCTGATGCGTAACCCATTTCCAAAACTATGTTTGTTGTAAGAGTTCTTGCTCCCTTTAAAATTGAGTTTGGCATCCTTGGTTGGTTACCTATTACTAGATATACAGCCATTGTTTCACCAATAGCACGTCCTATAGCAAGGATTATTGAAGAAAAGATACCACTTTTTGCATATGGAATCATAACTTTGTGGATAGTTTCTTCTTTTGTTGCTCCTAAAGCAAGGGAACCTGTATAAAAAGTTTTTGGAACTTGACGAAGAGAGTTCTCCGAAATGTTTACCATTGTAGGCAAAATCATAATACTAAGTAGTATGGATGCTGTAAGCATATTGTACTGTGGTGCACGGAATATCTTTCCTATAAGTGGTGCAAGTACAACCATGGCAAAGAAACCATATACTACTGAAGGGATAGCGGCCATTAAATTGATTAGTGATTTTAGAAATCCATAACTTTTACCAGCATAATATGCCATATATATAGAAACAGCTAGGCCAAAAGGAAGGGCTATAAGAGTTGACACTAGCGTTACTATAATAGAGCCTACTATCATAGGAAATATTCCAAAGCTAGCAGGCTTTGCTGTTGGGGCCCATTTAGAACCCGTTATAAATGGAACAAGTCCGTATTTACTTACGAATTTTATTCCTGATCTAAAGATGAAGAATATAATTAATAATATAAGTATTACGGACATTGCTGCTGATATAAGGAATATGATTTCTCCAAATCTTTCCTTAAAGTTTTTCATTTATTATTTTAAATCTCCAGTATTTGTAATTTCACCTGAGAAGATTTGTTTTAGTTGTTCAACTGTCAAATCTTCAACCTTGCTTTCAGTATTAACAACTACTGCTATACCGTCTGTTGCGATAACTTCTGGTGTAAGTTGTTCTTTTTCTTCATCTTTAAGTTCTCTTGAAGCCATAGCAATGTCTGCTGATTCGTCTATTACTGCTTCAATACCTGCAGATGATCCTGTAGATTGTAGGTCGATTTGTACATCTGGGTTAAGTTCTTTGTAAGCTTCGATGAATTTTTCCATTAATGGAGTAACTGATGTAGAACCAGCAACTGTGATGCTACCACTTAATCCTTCAGCTCCTTCATAAGCTTTTGTATCGCTTAGAGGTACATAACCTTCTTCTTTAACAATTTCTTGAGCTTCTGTTGATAGGCAGTAAGCTAAGAAGTCTTTTGAAATGTCGTTTAGTTTGTCTTCTTTGTAAGCAAGGTTAAATGGTCTAGAAATTTTGTATGAACCATTTACGATGTTTTCTTCTGTTGCTTCAACACCTTCAACTTTTACAGCTTTAACTGTATCGTTTAGTGAACCAAGAGAAATGTATCCGATAGCATTTGGATCTTGTGCTACTGATGTCATTACACCGTTTGTAGAGTTTTGAACTACAGCATCAACTGTTGTTTTATCTTCTTTAGAACCGTCTGCTGCTTCTTCTTCAAGACCAACAAGTTCGATGAAAGCTCCTCTTGTACCTGAACCTTCTTCTCTTGAGATTACTGAGAAGTCATAGTCTGCTTGATCAGCAGTATCTTTTGTTTCTTCTTCTTTTTTGTCTTCTTCAGCTGGTTCTTCTGTTTTTGTTTCTTCAGTTTTATCAGCTTCTTTATTTTCTTCTGTTGTTGCAGCTGGCTCTTCTGTTTTGTTTTCAGCTGCGTTGTTACCACATGCAGACAATACTAATCCTAGGGATAAAGCTGCTGCAATTATTTTTGAATTTTTAAGTGTCATGAAAAATCTCCTTATAGTTTGTATAATTTTGTTTTCTTAAGTAGTGTACAGGAAGATAATTAAGATTAGTTAAAGCCTTTGTAAAATTTATGTAAAATCATAATTTTATGGCTAAATATTATTTATTCCAAACTACATTAGTACTTTACCCACTTCTAATAGCAATAAACTCTTTACCACACTAATTTCCCAAGCTTGACATAGGCTCATATAAAATTATAATTTATAAATAATGAATAATTAGATAAGAGGCAATAATGACACAAGTAATTTTTCCTGATGGATATAAATCAAACAAAGACTTATATACCACCCAACTATTAATAAAAGAAATAAAAGATTATTTTCAAATAAACTTAGCAAACAACTTGAACCTTAAGAGGGTCAGTGCTCCACTTTTTGTATCAATAGAATCTGGATTAAATGACAACCTAAACGGCCACGAAGGTCCAGTAGTCTTTGATGTACCAAATGCTGATAAGGAGGAGCTAGAGATAGTCCACTCCCTAGCCAAATGGAAAAGATACGCCCTCAAAAAATATGACTTTAAAGTTCACGAAGGCCTATACACTGATATGAACGCCATCAGGCGTTGCGAAGTTCCTGACAATACCCATTCATTTTATGTAGACCAATGGGACTGGGAACTTATAATAAATAAAGAAGACAGAAACGAAGTATACTTAAAAGAAATAGTAGAAGTAATATATAGAACCCTAAAATCTCTTGACGAATACCTATCTACACTTATTCCAGATAGGCACAAGCTTTTAAAAGATCAAATAACCTTCATAACTACAGAAGAGTTACTACAAAAATATCCTGAAATCGAGGATGCGACCGAAAGAGAAAGGCTTGCAGCCAAAGAATACGGGGCGATATTCTTAATGCAAATAGGTGGCAAACTATCAAACGGCCAAAAACATGACAACCGTGCCCCAGACTACGATGATTGGCTACTAAATGGCGATATAATAGTATATAACCCAGTTTTAGATGACCAGCTAGAGCTATCATCAATGGGCATTAGGGTAGATCCACACAGGCTAAATGAACAATTAAAACTATCAAATAACCTAGAAAGACTAAAATACGAATACCACAGGATGCTAATAGAAGGAAAACTACCACTTACTGTAGGTGGAGGTATAGGCCAATCTAGGCTATGTATGTTCTTCTTACAAAAGGCCCACATAGGAGAAGTCCAAGTTTCCTACTGGCCAGACCAACATAGG
It contains:
- the pstA gene encoding phosphate ABC transporter permease PstA, coding for MTKPYKIFVMLFTFLAYAFSGIIIAYILIQGIPNISPGLFEWQYTSKNVSIMPALVTTLFTIILTLLITLPMGIFTAVYLSNYAKNKRFIKAVRFSTEILSSIPSIVYGLFGYLFFVSGVNMGLGMGYSLIAGCLTIAIMILPTIIRTTEEAINTVNPLQAHASLALGATKIQTIFKVVIPEAMDGILGGIFLATGRIVGESAALIYTMGTQPSVPTSLKNSGRTLAIHMYMLSSEGFHVNEAYATAVLLLIFVIVINWISSRITKELVK
- a CDS encoding substrate-binding domain-containing protein encodes the protein MTLKNSKIIAAALSLGLVLSACGNNAAENKTEEPAATTEENKEADKTEETKTEEPAEEDKKEEETKDTADQADYDFSVISREEGSGTRGAFIELVGLEEEAADGSKEDKTTVDAVVQNSTNGVMTSVAQDPNAIGYISLGSLNDTVKAVKVEGVEATEENIVNGSYKISRPFNLAYKEDKLNDISKDFLAYCLSTEAQEIVKEEGYVPLSDTKAYEGAEGLSGSITVAGSTSVTPLMEKFIEAYKELNPDVQIDLQSTGSSAGIEAVIDESADIAMASRELKDEEKEQLTPEVIATDGIAVVVNTESKVEDLTVEQLKQIFSGEITNTGDLK
- a CDS encoding response regulator transcription factor, with translation MIYVVEDDKSIRNLVDYALSEKGYQIKTFEDGLDIVELIKKDGGELLILDIMLPGKDGIEILEEIREFSDIPIILLTARTDEFDKVLGLESGADDYITKPFSILELISRVKAILRRSSKKDNDHVNYDNITINTRKRTVKVDGQPIDLTFKEFEMLLLFMNNMGNVITREDFLLKIWGYDYEGETRTVDVHIASLRNKLLEGGKHIKTVRNLGYKFGDI
- the pstB gene encoding phosphate ABC transporter ATP-binding protein PstB; translated protein: MDKQTFESSSTSDNKEKSKEILNNADTSSNKNGSDINIENKDGDGIRKVHTLDYKNRFSDLETAILVKDLDLYYGDFQALKGVNMDIKKGQVTAFIGPSGCGKSTTLKCFNRMNDLIDSCKVEGLIKINNQDIYQPNVNVVELRRNVGMVFQSPNPFSKSVFDNLTYGPKIGGIKDKDTLDEIVETSLKQASIWDEVKDKLDQNALSFSGGQQQRICIARTLSVKPEIILMDEPTSALDPISTAAIEDLMEDLKEKYTIVIVTHNMQQAARISDQTAFFLTGEVIEMDDTKTIFEDPRDKRTEDYITGRFG
- the pstC gene encoding phosphate ABC transporter permease subunit PstC, yielding MKNFKERFGEIIFLISAAMSVILILLIIFFIFRSGIKFVSKYGLVPFITGSKWAPTAKPASFGIFPMIVGSIIVTLVSTLIALPFGLAVSIYMAYYAGKSYGFLKSLINLMAAIPSVVYGFFAMVVLAPLIGKIFRAPQYNMLTASILLSIMILPTMVNISENSLRQVPKTFYTGSLALGATKEETIHKVMIPYAKSGIFSSIILAIGRAIGETMAVYLVIGNQPRMPNSILKGARTLTTNIVLEMGYASGMHRESLIATGMVLFFFILIINILFNIIRDKNESKL
- the asnA gene encoding aspartate--ammonia ligase, producing the protein MTQVIFPDGYKSNKDLYTTQLLIKEIKDYFQINLANNLNLKRVSAPLFVSIESGLNDNLNGHEGPVVFDVPNADKEELEIVHSLAKWKRYALKKYDFKVHEGLYTDMNAIRRCEVPDNTHSFYVDQWDWELIINKEDRNEVYLKEIVEVIYRTLKSLDEYLSTLIPDRHKLLKDQITFITTEELLQKYPEIEDATERERLAAKEYGAIFLMQIGGKLSNGQKHDNRAPDYDDWLLNGDIIVYNPVLDDQLELSSMGIRVDPHRLNEQLKLSNNLERLKYEYHRMLIEGKLPLTVGGGIGQSRLCMFFLQKAHIGEVQVSYWPDQHRKALENKGIYLL
- a CDS encoding ATP-binding protein, giving the protein MKNLALKKMKSLAFVLILASFLISNFFSIKNKKDAQSNFYENALSFLLLKENEADFLHTLEQFNNTHPQISVVFVDSDNDIYYNPSNLNAGRIKSKAKLAKTPTNIIKVDDGFLGYRLSFVSNTDKLLALSTRNNIGFYLSFPLLLGHLLLGLMVYLYINKKQAKEIDSYTSRLKIKYVDHLLKSKDYEEFSEILLAYNDRIDRLDDENYTLSSKLKEFTSITSNMKEGFILFDGLGNVELINDSAKTYLGVDNTAKITNLIDDREYSLALREASILKRSKDVDINLNGYNLRIFIDPLSTYSKKAFAMIIIDNTEEKRAEQMRREFSANVTHELKSPLTSINGYAELIATGIAKENDIKKFGQIIYKEGNRLLEIIDDILKISRLDEQNFERSFEEVDICDVVLATIEKYAPIAASKDLTVINKIKPYRIYTSKSLFYDLVSNLFDNAIKYNRISGSITFDYDLANNSYFLIIEDTGIGISQADQKRIFERFYVVDKSRKRNKKSTGLGLSIVKHICSHLSYDIKVESKINQGSKFIIEIPLELDREI
- a CDS encoding 4Fe-4S dicluster domain-containing protein, producing MKESYIDILHIRRMAFEHIAKIAYENRPITDIGLEVYDILPGESATYRENIFRERAVMGERLRMGIGLDARTADKTDAITEGLDQMDVKERIYHPPLVSVIKIACEACPENKVTVTDQCKACIGHPCVNVCPKNAITFTSEGSIIDQDKCIKCGKCVSACPYNAINHQKRPCAESCGVKAIHSDELGRAQIDSDKCVACGRCISTCPFGAISDKSEIYQLIKAIQADKKVYAILAPSFVGQFGPNVSPKQIREAIKALGFTDVIEVGLGADLTTMNEAHEYLEKVPTGEFPFMGTSCCFSWKMMVRNQFPEINDYISESSTPMIYTGLQMKKRDPDCKVVFVGPCISKKLEALEEEVAEVIDFVITFEELLGMFLAKGIEPSEIQVEEEMMDASETGRNYAVKGGVAEAVVKRAKEIRPGIDVAVEAADGLSNCVKLAQLAKLGKMDGKLIEGMACFGGCVGGPGTVVADTKTGKAVRAFAKESIYRSPADNDKIPTEDRPDDEKLKVSEDKE
- a CDS encoding PhoU domain-containing protein gives rise to the protein MRTRYRQDLDSVRSMANELMELVILCYDKIDLYLENQNKKNLEEVVELNDDIRRNAADIERFCFELLALQQPVARDLRFLQMSIKLASTYKRISSHLAQAAMILLEYSLTDEEIDFVKRFITNEKQMATNSIESFVNNDNDLGLKTIEDDEVNNSLFEEAISYIADQNKKNAIGPMELSEKVLLYKYFERLGDRLARVGDLATRL